In Nicotiana tabacum cultivar K326 chromosome 19, ASM71507v2, whole genome shotgun sequence, one DNA window encodes the following:
- the LOC107820967 gene encoding SURP and G-patch domain-containing protein 1-like protein isoform X1, producing the protein MEKATDSSLFVNDGSFMERFKQLQQEKETEKVKTASSKESKTASSILGSSTPKAVINKPSFELKANASRKTTTAPSGGKLAFSLKQKSKIAAPSVKLGDDEDEDEKDAGNSSGDGPIKRQRVAEPGALHQPVRQIDVAPNPPSDPTVKKVADKLASFVAKNGRQFEHITRQKNPGDTPFKFLFDESCSDYKYYDYRLSEEEKALSQTTDVQTSLSGVTSTATPSSTSSSHRSHQQHSNYQIPASALYGAPENTSSSDSAGKSGHPSGPSGSDPISMMEYYMKKAAEEEKLRPYKSSKDEMPPPASLQAPGKKGHHMGDYIPPEELAKFLSTCNDVAARKAAIEAAERSKIQADNIGHRLLSKMGWKEGEGLGSSKSGIADPITAGNVKSNNLGVGASQPGEVTPEDDIYEQYKKRMMLGYKYRPNPLNNPRKAYY; encoded by the exons ATGGAGAAGGCAACGGATTCTAGCTTATTTGTCAATGATGGTTCTTTCATGGAGAGGTTCAAACAGCTCCAACAGGAGAAGGAAACGGAAAAGGTGAAGACTGCCTCTTCAAAAGAGTCTAAGACAGCCTCCAGTATATTGGGATCTTCAACTCCGAAGGCCGTCATTAATAAACCAAGCTTTGAATTAAAAGCTAATGCATCACGGAAAACTACTACAGCTCCTTCAGGTGGGAAACTTGCATTCAGCCTGAAACAGAAGTCCAAAATCGCTGCACCTTCTGTTAAGCTAGGTGACGATGAGGATGAGGATGAAAAAGATGCTGGGAATTCTTCAGGAGATGGGCCAATTAAACGGCAGAGGGTGGCTGAACCTGGTGCTCTGCACCAGCCTGTTAGACAAATTGATGTTG CACCAAATCCTCCAAGTGATCCAACAGTGAAGAAAGTTGCAGACAAGTTAGCAAGTTTTGTGGCCAAGAATGGAAGGCAGTTTGAGCATATCACACGCCAAAAGAATCCAGGGGACACTCCATTTAA GTTCTTATTTGATGAAAGCTGTTCTGATTACAAATACTATGACTATCGACTTAGTGAAGAGGAAAAGGCTCTATCACAGACTACGGATGTCCAAACATCACTTAGTG GAGTTACTAGTACTGCTACTCCTAGTTCAACGAGTAGTTCTCATAGGTCACATCAGCAGCATTCAAATTACCAAATTCCTGCATCAGCATTATATGGAGCACCGGAGAATACAAGTTCTTCAGATTCAGCTGGGAAATCTG GTCATCCAAGCGGTCCATCGGGGTCAGATCCAATATCGATGATGGAATATTACATGAAGAAAGCTGCAGAAGAAGAGAAGCTGAGGCCATACAAATCTTCAAAAGATGAGATGCCTCCGCCTGCTTCTCTCCAAG CTCCAGGAAAGAAGGGGCATCATATGGGAGACTATATCCCGCCTGAAGAGCTTGCTAAGTTTTTGTCTACCTGCAATGATGTAGCTGCTCGGAAAGCTGCCATAGAGGCTGCAGAAAGGTCGAAAATACAAGCTGATAATATTGGCCACAGACTTCTGTCTAAAATGGGTTGGAAAGAAG GTGAAGGACTAGGGAGCTCTAAAAGTGGTATTGCAGATCCAATTACGGCCGGCAAtgtaaaatcaaataatttagGAGTTGGTGCTTCCCAACCCGGGGAGGTAACTCCAGAAGATGATATCTATGAGCAATATAAGAAACGAATGATGCTAGGCTACAAGTACAGGCCAAATCCGTTG AACAATCCTCGGAAAGCATACTACTGA
- the LOC107820967 gene encoding SURP and G-patch domain-containing protein 1-like protein isoform X2: MEKATDSSLFVNDGSFMERFKQLQQEKETEKVKTASSKESKTASSILGSSTPKAVINKPSFELKANASRKTTTAPSGGKLAFSLKQKSKIAAPSVKLGDDEDEDEKDAGNSSGDGPIKRQRVAEPGALHQPVRQIDVAPNPPSDPTVKKVADKLASFVAKNGRQFEHITRQKNPGDTPFKFLFDESCSDYKYYDYRLSEEEKALSQTTDVQTSLSGVTSTATPSSTSSSHRSHQQHSNYQIPASALYGAPENTSSSDSAGKSGHPSGPSGSDPISMMEYYMKKAAEEEKLRPYKSSKDEMPPPASLQAPGKKGHHMGDYIPPEELAKFLSTCNDVAARKAAIEAAERSKIQADNIGHRLLSKMGWKEGEGLGSSKSGIADPITAGNVKSNNLGVGASQPGEVTPEDDIYEQYKKRMMLGYKYRPNPLLAI, from the exons ATGGAGAAGGCAACGGATTCTAGCTTATTTGTCAATGATGGTTCTTTCATGGAGAGGTTCAAACAGCTCCAACAGGAGAAGGAAACGGAAAAGGTGAAGACTGCCTCTTCAAAAGAGTCTAAGACAGCCTCCAGTATATTGGGATCTTCAACTCCGAAGGCCGTCATTAATAAACCAAGCTTTGAATTAAAAGCTAATGCATCACGGAAAACTACTACAGCTCCTTCAGGTGGGAAACTTGCATTCAGCCTGAAACAGAAGTCCAAAATCGCTGCACCTTCTGTTAAGCTAGGTGACGATGAGGATGAGGATGAAAAAGATGCTGGGAATTCTTCAGGAGATGGGCCAATTAAACGGCAGAGGGTGGCTGAACCTGGTGCTCTGCACCAGCCTGTTAGACAAATTGATGTTG CACCAAATCCTCCAAGTGATCCAACAGTGAAGAAAGTTGCAGACAAGTTAGCAAGTTTTGTGGCCAAGAATGGAAGGCAGTTTGAGCATATCACACGCCAAAAGAATCCAGGGGACACTCCATTTAA GTTCTTATTTGATGAAAGCTGTTCTGATTACAAATACTATGACTATCGACTTAGTGAAGAGGAAAAGGCTCTATCACAGACTACGGATGTCCAAACATCACTTAGTG GAGTTACTAGTACTGCTACTCCTAGTTCAACGAGTAGTTCTCATAGGTCACATCAGCAGCATTCAAATTACCAAATTCCTGCATCAGCATTATATGGAGCACCGGAGAATACAAGTTCTTCAGATTCAGCTGGGAAATCTG GTCATCCAAGCGGTCCATCGGGGTCAGATCCAATATCGATGATGGAATATTACATGAAGAAAGCTGCAGAAGAAGAGAAGCTGAGGCCATACAAATCTTCAAAAGATGAGATGCCTCCGCCTGCTTCTCTCCAAG CTCCAGGAAAGAAGGGGCATCATATGGGAGACTATATCCCGCCTGAAGAGCTTGCTAAGTTTTTGTCTACCTGCAATGATGTAGCTGCTCGGAAAGCTGCCATAGAGGCTGCAGAAAGGTCGAAAATACAAGCTGATAATATTGGCCACAGACTTCTGTCTAAAATGGGTTGGAAAGAAG GTGAAGGACTAGGGAGCTCTAAAAGTGGTATTGCAGATCCAATTACGGCCGGCAAtgtaaaatcaaataatttagGAGTTGGTGCTTCCCAACCCGGGGAGGTAACTCCAGAAGATGATATCTATGAGCAATATAAGAAACGAATGATGCTAGGCTACAAGTACAGGCCAAATCCGTTG CTGGCCATCTAG